A stretch of Myxococcus guangdongensis DNA encodes these proteins:
- a CDS encoding uracil-DNA glycosylase produces MNDDSPEATQELSAVLEDVRRHLLWQEDGGGRMLMIDAKAAAELQRLTPSLRSRFARPGPATEPAPAERRPAPATSTAPTTPVSRPVDAAPGPGTSRVDRPVGAAPGNATPAPSGRPLAPPEPATHAPIAARATPRPTAPTSNGMLLDVPKSSPTGSGALPGVVDGERPTLDQVRRELGDCQRCKLCTGRKNIVFGSGNPRAELVFVGEGPGENEDIQGFPFVGAAGDLLTKMIEAMGFRRDDVYICNVVKCRPPGNRNPEPDEIAACEPFLRAQLAALQPKVVVALGKFAAQTLLRDSTPITRMRGAWRVYEGIQLMPTFHPAYLLRNPAEKRKAWEDLQAVMKIFGKNPGSRA; encoded by the coding sequence GTGAACGACGATTCGCCCGAAGCCACGCAGGAACTGAGCGCCGTGCTGGAGGATGTGCGCCGTCACCTGCTCTGGCAGGAGGACGGCGGCGGGCGCATGCTGATGATCGACGCCAAGGCGGCGGCCGAGCTCCAGCGCCTGACACCTTCCCTGCGCTCCCGGTTCGCCCGTCCGGGACCCGCGACCGAGCCCGCACCGGCCGAACGCAGGCCCGCCCCCGCCACGAGCACCGCCCCCACCACGCCGGTGTCGCGGCCGGTGGACGCGGCGCCAGGCCCGGGCACCTCGCGCGTCGATCGGCCCGTGGGCGCTGCTCCTGGCAACGCGACTCCCGCTCCGTCGGGCCGTCCACTGGCCCCCCCGGAGCCCGCCACGCATGCGCCCATCGCGGCGCGAGCGACCCCCCGTCCCACCGCGCCCACCTCGAATGGGATGCTCCTGGACGTACCGAAATCCTCTCCCACGGGCAGCGGAGCGCTGCCGGGCGTGGTCGACGGCGAGCGGCCGACGCTGGACCAGGTGCGGCGCGAGCTGGGCGACTGCCAGCGCTGCAAGCTGTGCACGGGCCGCAAGAACATCGTCTTCGGCTCGGGCAACCCCCGCGCGGAGCTCGTCTTCGTGGGCGAGGGCCCGGGCGAGAACGAGGACATCCAGGGCTTCCCCTTCGTGGGCGCCGCGGGAGACCTGCTCACGAAGATGATCGAGGCGATGGGCTTCCGTCGCGACGACGTCTACATCTGCAACGTCGTGAAGTGCCGGCCCCCGGGCAACCGGAACCCGGAGCCGGATGAAATCGCCGCGTGCGAGCCCTTCCTGCGCGCGCAGCTCGCGGCCCTCCAGCCGAAGGTGGTGGTGGCGCTGGGCAAGTTCGCGGCGCAGACGCTGCTTCGAGATTCGACGCCCATCACCCGCATGCGCGGGGCCTGGCGTGTCTACGAGGGCATTCAGCTGATGCCCACCTTCCACCCCGCGTACCTGCTCCGCAATCCCGCGGAGAAGCGCAAGGCGTGGGAGGACCTGCAAGCCGTGATGAAGATATTCGGCAAGAACCCGGGCTCGCGCGCGTAG
- a CDS encoding alpha/beta hydrolase encodes MKGLLETREVQSPALESNPLGDPARRKLTVYLPPGYAESDRRYPAVYFLHAFGNSGGTWTNASGFAPSVPERLDALIESGAVPPVVGVFPDAWTSLGGSQWINSDAIGRYRDYLAKDIVGFVDRTFRTLPKAASRAVLGHSSGGYGALVMGRYHPEVFSLLGAHSADAYFEYCYLPDLPKAAGSLLKSGGIESWQGEFRQRVRETKMRGEDFPVVNTLAMAAAYSPKKGEPLNLELPFDAQTGRLKLDVWNRWLVHDPVRFVPKFLDAFRKLKGVFLDCGTRDEFNLRWGTRMLADDLKNAGVDLVHEEFEDGHSGVSYRFERSLSVLLPKLSQE; translated from the coding sequence ATGAAGGGATTGCTGGAGACGCGCGAGGTGCAGTCGCCCGCGCTGGAGTCCAACCCGCTGGGCGACCCGGCCCGGCGCAAGCTCACCGTGTACCTGCCGCCGGGGTACGCCGAGTCGGACCGGCGCTACCCGGCCGTGTACTTCCTGCACGCGTTCGGCAACAGCGGGGGCACGTGGACCAACGCCTCGGGCTTCGCACCCTCCGTGCCCGAGCGGCTGGACGCGCTCATCGAGTCCGGCGCGGTGCCGCCCGTGGTGGGCGTGTTCCCCGATGCGTGGACGTCGCTCGGCGGCAGCCAGTGGATCAACAGCGACGCCATCGGCCGGTATCGCGACTACCTGGCCAAGGACATCGTGGGCTTCGTGGACCGCACCTTCCGCACGCTGCCCAAGGCGGCGTCGCGCGCGGTGCTGGGGCACAGCTCGGGCGGCTACGGCGCGCTGGTGATGGGGCGCTACCACCCGGAGGTGTTCTCGCTGCTGGGCGCACACTCGGCGGACGCCTACTTCGAATACTGCTACCTGCCGGACCTCCCGAAGGCGGCCGGCTCGCTCCTGAAGTCGGGCGGCATCGAGTCGTGGCAGGGCGAGTTCCGGCAGCGCGTGCGCGAGACGAAGATGCGCGGGGAGGACTTCCCGGTGGTGAACACGCTGGCGATGGCGGCGGCGTACTCGCCGAAGAAGGGTGAGCCGCTCAACCTGGAGCTGCCCTTCGACGCGCAGACGGGCCGGCTGAAGCTCGACGTGTGGAACCGGTGGCTGGTGCACGACCCGGTGCGCTTCGTCCCCAAGTTCCTGGACGCCTTCCGCAAGCTGAAGGGCGTCTTCCTGGACTGCGGCACGCGCGACGAGTTCAACCTGCGCTGGGGCACGCGCATGCTGGCGGACGACCTGAAGAACGCGGGCGTGGACCTGGTGCACGAGGAGTTCGAGGACGGCCACTCCGGTGTGTCCTATCGCTTCGAGCGCTCGCTCTCGGTGCTGTTGCCCAAGCTGTCCCAGGAGTAG
- the kdd gene encoding L-erythro-3,5-diaminohexanoate dehydrogenase: MSNDLYGLSRVVGEKGVLPQRARKLDPSLPCRDSEVLIDVESLNIDAASFKQIKGEVGGDPARIGARIQEIVLERGKMQNPVTGSGGMLIGRVKQIGARHPAQGQLQVGDRIATLVSLTLTPLVIEEVKAVHVDIDRLDIRGHALLFATGIYAKLPADLPDTLALAALDVCGAPALVARYVRPGMTVAVLGAGKSGALCLAQARRNLESRGQLIAMDVSQAALDALTAIGLCDVALKVDATQGVDVMEAVSQATGGQLCDLVVNCASVGNTEMATILSVKDGGTAIFFSMATSFTTAALGAEGVGKDVTMLVGNGYVPGHASLTLALLRTEPALLQLFATRYV, encoded by the coding sequence ATGAGCAACGACCTCTACGGGCTGTCCCGCGTCGTCGGCGAGAAGGGCGTGCTGCCGCAGCGCGCGCGCAAGCTGGACCCCTCGCTGCCGTGCCGTGATTCGGAGGTGCTCATCGACGTGGAGAGCCTCAACATCGACGCGGCCTCCTTCAAGCAGATCAAGGGCGAGGTGGGTGGAGACCCGGCGCGCATCGGCGCGCGCATCCAGGAGATCGTCCTCGAGCGCGGGAAGATGCAGAACCCCGTGACGGGCTCGGGCGGCATGTTGATTGGCCGGGTGAAGCAGATTGGCGCCAGGCACCCCGCGCAGGGGCAGCTCCAGGTGGGCGACCGCATCGCCACGCTGGTGAGCCTGACGCTGACGCCGCTGGTCATCGAGGAGGTGAAGGCGGTCCACGTGGACATCGACCGCCTGGACATCCGCGGCCACGCGCTGCTCTTCGCCACGGGCATCTACGCGAAGCTGCCGGCGGACCTCCCGGACACGCTGGCGCTGGCGGCGCTCGACGTGTGTGGCGCGCCCGCGCTGGTGGCGCGCTACGTGCGGCCGGGCATGACGGTGGCGGTGCTGGGCGCGGGCAAGAGCGGCGCGCTGTGTCTGGCCCAGGCCCGGCGAAATCTGGAGAGCCGGGGACAGCTCATCGCGATGGACGTGTCGCAGGCGGCGCTGGACGCGCTGACGGCCATCGGCCTGTGCGACGTCGCGCTGAAGGTGGACGCGACGCAGGGCGTGGACGTGATGGAGGCGGTGAGCCAGGCCACCGGCGGTCAGCTCTGCGACCTGGTGGTGAACTGCGCGAGCGTGGGCAACACGGAGATGGCCACCATCCTCTCGGTGAAGGATGGCGGCACGGCCATCTTCTTCTCCATGGCCACCAGCTTCACCACGGCCGCGCTCGGCGCCGAGGGCGTGGGCAAGGACGTCACCATGCTGGTGGGCAACGGCTACGTGCCCGGCCACGCCTCGCTCACCCTGGCCCTGCTGCGCACCGAGCCCGCGCTGCTCCAGCTCTTCGCCACCCGCTACGTCTGA
- a CDS encoding ankyrin repeat domain-containing protein — MFRKLLLGALGLLVLVCVVATAAWYSLKAEPVSQGRLLAANEAERYLLAAARVGDTEVVSGLVKAGASAEARDERGFTPLILAAYHGHLDTVRVLLSAGVDACAGDKRGNTALMGAAFKGHADIVTLLNAQPCAVDQANSLGQTALMFASLFGRQEVVDALRQKGASTEVQDASGRSAADWARTQSAPQAPVAPAPASPEDTSAGR; from the coding sequence ATGTTCCGCAAGCTGCTCCTCGGAGCCCTCGGTCTGCTGGTCCTGGTGTGCGTGGTGGCGACGGCCGCGTGGTACTCGCTGAAGGCCGAGCCCGTGTCCCAGGGGCGTCTGCTCGCCGCGAACGAGGCGGAGCGCTACCTGCTCGCCGCCGCGCGTGTGGGTGACACGGAGGTCGTCTCCGGCCTGGTGAAGGCGGGAGCGTCCGCGGAGGCCCGGGACGAGCGCGGCTTCACGCCGCTCATCCTCGCCGCCTACCACGGACATCTGGACACCGTGCGCGTGCTGCTCTCGGCGGGTGTGGATGCCTGCGCCGGGGACAAGCGCGGCAACACCGCGCTCATGGGCGCGGCCTTCAAGGGCCATGCGGACATCGTCACGCTGCTCAACGCGCAGCCGTGCGCCGTGGACCAGGCCAACAGCCTGGGCCAGACGGCGCTGATGTTCGCCTCGCTCTTCGGTCGGCAGGAGGTGGTGGACGCGCTCCGACAGAAGGGCGCGTCCACGGAGGTCCAGGACGCCAGCGGTCGCAGCGCCGCCGACTGGGCCCGGACGCAGAGCGCGCCCCAGGCCCCCGTGGCGCCCGCCCCCGCGTCACCCGAAGACACCTCCGCCGGGAGATAG